In Aureibaculum algae, the following are encoded in one genomic region:
- a CDS encoding gluzincin family metallopeptidase, which yields MRISKYIIALCCFSAFICHAQHNKTTIDAKLDYQNKELKIQQKITYHNVSKVTLDTLYFHNWAASYKNRHTPLSKRLIEDYDKSLYFAKSNLRGGTIIKNISSNYVSDKWFIDKNEPDIIKVILNKPLKSHDSVVLSLTYITKVPSSIFTEYGQKDNTYNLRYWYITPAVFDGEWQTMSNLNMDDLYMQPSAYNIKFSIPQGVHFNTDLKYTKSTNPPFTTYHLKGKNRIDIELNFNVINDFIEFETSPKIITNLNGTSLSNSLKTDIVTRELAFIEEHIGKYPHDKLLVNSISYSKNPIYGLNQLPKMFNPFSGAFEWDIKMFKALTRKYLENTIIVNRRKDAWILDGIQNFLMIKYVEQYYPEIKALGNISKIWGVRSFNVAKLGFNDKYPFVYQFAARKNYDQALTTRADSLSNFNRKIVNKYKAGLGLQYLDEYLNDSIVFKSIKQFYSESLNKETNSNLFQSIITEKSDKDLSWFFGDYINTKKKIDYTIKKIKQTKDSVEITIKNRRNITVPIALYGINKKEITFRKWLTDIDSTTTISIPKGDYDRLSLNYEYLYPELNLRDNWKNLKGLLNKPIQFRFFKDVENPYYNQVFYNFYAGYNLYDGLILGPSLYNEAIFKKKWLYKITPTYGTNSGKITGAASFVYQHIPEETSVYRYRIGISASNFHYDKNLSYVRISPFASVEFKRKSLRDVGGSALSARYVIVNKEIPKFAPKLESDNYNILNLRYGYTKPDIIQDLRYNVDFQLAEKFSKLALDFRYRKLTDTHRQYDFRLYFGTFLSNKTESDFFSFSLDRPSDYLFDYNFLGRSEKSGFLSQQIIIAEGGFKSMFDNPYANQWMLSTNNSMSIWSWIEAYADAGFYKNKNNQALFRYDSGIRLNFVHNFFEVYFPIQSSLGFEPSRPNYASKIRFVITLAPEKLIGLIRRGFF from the coding sequence TTGAGGATATCAAAATACATTATCGCTTTATGCTGTTTTTCGGCCTTTATTTGTCATGCTCAGCATAACAAAACAACTATTGATGCTAAACTTGATTATCAAAATAAAGAACTTAAAATTCAACAGAAAATAACGTATCATAATGTTTCGAAAGTCACATTAGATACACTTTATTTTCATAACTGGGCAGCCTCATATAAAAATAGACACACTCCTTTATCTAAAAGGTTGATTGAAGATTATGATAAAAGTTTATATTTTGCGAAGTCCAATTTAAGAGGAGGAACAATCATTAAAAACATTTCTAGTAATTATGTTTCTGACAAATGGTTCATTGATAAAAATGAGCCTGATATTATAAAGGTAATTTTAAATAAACCTTTAAAATCTCACGACTCAGTTGTTCTATCCTTAACTTATATTACAAAAGTTCCATCTTCAATATTTACTGAATACGGTCAAAAGGACAACACCTATAATTTAAGATATTGGTATATTACTCCAGCTGTTTTTGATGGAGAATGGCAAACCATGAGTAACTTAAACATGGATGACTTATATATGCAACCTTCAGCATATAATATAAAATTTTCAATACCCCAAGGAGTACATTTCAATACTGATTTAAAGTATACAAAAAGTACTAATCCACCGTTTACAACCTATCATTTAAAGGGTAAAAACAGAATTGATATTGAATTGAATTTTAATGTAATTAATGATTTTATTGAGTTTGAAACTAGTCCTAAAATTATTACAAACTTAAATGGAACTTCATTAAGTAATTCTTTAAAAACAGATATCGTTACTAGAGAATTAGCTTTTATTGAAGAACACATTGGCAAATATCCACATGACAAACTTTTAGTAAACAGTATTAGTTATAGTAAAAATCCCATTTATGGTTTAAACCAATTACCAAAAATGTTTAATCCATTTTCTGGAGCTTTTGAATGGGATATAAAAATGTTTAAAGCATTAACTAGAAAATATTTAGAGAATACTATTATTGTAAACCGAAGAAAAGATGCTTGGATTTTAGATGGAATTCAGAACTTTTTAATGATAAAATATGTTGAGCAATATTATCCTGAAATTAAGGCATTGGGTAATATTTCTAAAATTTGGGGAGTACGAAGTTTCAATGTAGCTAAATTAGGTTTTAATGATAAGTACCCTTTTGTATATCAATTTGCAGCACGTAAAAATTATGACCAAGCGTTAACTACTAGGGCCGATTCATTATCTAATTTTAATAGAAAAATTGTCAATAAATATAAGGCAGGGCTTGGTTTACAATATTTAGATGAGTATTTAAATGATAGTATCGTTTTCAAAAGTATAAAACAATTTTATTCCGAAAGTTTGAATAAGGAAACTAACAGTAATTTGTTTCAAAGTATTATTACTGAAAAATCTGATAAGGATTTAAGTTGGTTTTTTGGTGACTATATTAACACTAAGAAAAAAATAGATTACACTATAAAGAAAATAAAACAAACCAAAGATTCTGTTGAAATTACGATTAAAAACAGAAGAAATATAACTGTTCCTATTGCACTCTATGGTATTAATAAAAAGGAAATTACATTTAGAAAATGGTTAACTGATATTGACTCTACCACTACCATTTCAATTCCAAAAGGAGACTATGACAGGTTATCATTGAATTACGAATATTTATATCCTGAATTAAATCTAAGAGATAATTGGAAAAATTTAAAAGGCTTATTAAATAAGCCAATACAATTTCGATTCTTTAAAGATGTAGAGAATCCTTATTACAATCAAGTTTTTTATAATTTTTATGCAGGTTACAATTTGTATGATGGTCTAATCTTAGGCCCTAGCTTATATAATGAAGCTATATTTAAGAAAAAGTGGTTGTATAAAATTACGCCCACGTACGGTACAAATAGTGGGAAAATTACGGGTGCAGCATCTTTTGTATATCAACACATACCAGAGGAGACTTCTGTATATAGGTATAGAATTGGAATTAGTGCTAGTAATTTTCATTATGATAAGAACTTAAGCTATGTCAGAATATCACCGTTTGCTTCAGTTGAATTTAAACGTAAAAGTTTACGTGATGTCGGCGGAAGTGCCTTATCAGCACGGTATGTAATTGTAAATAAAGAGATTCCTAAATTTGCACCCAAATTAGAATCAGACAATTATAATATTTTAAATCTTCGTTATGGCTATACCAAACCTGATATTATTCAAGACTTACGTTATAATGTAGATTTTCAGCTGGCTGAAAAATTCAGCAAGCTAGCATTAGACTTTAGATATAGAAAATTAACTGATACTCATAGACAGTATGATTTTAGGCTTTATTTTGGTACCTTCCTATCAAATAAAACAGAAAGCGATTTCTTCAGCTTTTCTTTAGATCGTCCTTCAGATTATTTATTTGATTACAACTTTTTAGGAAGATCTGAAAAATCAGGATTTTTAAGTCAGCAAATTATTATTGCAGAAGGAGGTTTTAAATCTATGTTTGATAACCCATATGCCAATCAATGGATGCTTTCTACTAATAATAGTATGAGTATTTGGAGTTGGATTGAAGCCTATGCGGATGCTGGTTTTTACAAAAATAAAAACAACCAAGCGTTATTTAGGTACGACAGCGGTATCAGATTAAACTTTGTCCATAACTTTTTTGAGGTTTACTTTCCGATACAATCTAGTTTAGGGTTTGAACCTTCTAGACCAAATTATGCCTCGAAAATTAGATTTGTAATTACATTAGCACCAGAAAAACTAATAGGATTAATAAGAAGAGGCTTTTTTTAA
- a CDS encoding alpha-ketoacid dehydrogenase subunit alpha/beta, producing the protein MSEKTLEPEHKLSYEEFKKEILEDYKIAVISRECSLLGRREVLTGKAKFGIFGDGKEVPQLALAKAFKNGDWRSGYYRDQTFMMAIGELTPAQFFAGLYAHTDIEAEPYSAGRQMGGHFTTHSLNEDGSWKNLMKQKNVSADISPTSGQMPRLLGLAQASKMFREIPELKKYNTFSNNGNEIAWGTIGNASTSEGHFFETFNAAGVLQVPMVISVWDDEYGISVHAKHQTTKESISEILEGFRRTNDVDGYEIFVVNGWDYSKLIDVYNEASTIARKNHVPVLIHVKELTQPQGHSTSGSHERYKSAERLEWEAAHDCNAKMKEWILDVFENEEELITIEKNAKKEVSAAKRSAWTAYSQGIISTQKKVVSLLDNLANESENKPFIAKLKNDLETLEAPLKKDILSTARKCLVYVRNENINSKAPLINWINSYEKEQQYNYSTHLYSEFKNTATSIKEIKPTYAKDAEIVDARIVLRNNFDNILSKHDNVLIFGEDAGKIGDVNQGLEGLQQKYGELRVADTGIREASIMGQGIGMAMRGLRPIAEIQYLDYLLYGLQILSDDLATLRYRTFGKQKAPLIIRTRGHRLEGIWHSGSHMGAITHLLRGIYILTPRNMTKAAGFYNTLLKSDEPALVVENLNGYRLKEKLPTNLGEFTTPIGVVETIKEGSDITVVSYGSTLKLVEEASKELLKAEIDIEIIDAQTLLPFDLNKEVVKSIEKTNRLVIIDEDVPGGASAYLLDQILNKQNAYQFLDSKPLTITSKNHRAAYGTDGDYFSKPSIEDIFEALYNVMNELNPLKYKKLY; encoded by the coding sequence ATGTCAGAAAAAACCTTAGAACCAGAGCATAAATTGTCGTATGAAGAATTTAAAAAAGAAATTCTTGAAGATTATAAAATTGCGGTTATTAGCAGAGAATGTAGCCTATTAGGTAGAAGAGAGGTGTTGACAGGAAAAGCTAAGTTTGGTATTTTTGGAGATGGAAAAGAAGTGCCACAATTGGCATTGGCAAAAGCCTTTAAAAATGGAGATTGGCGTTCAGGTTATTATCGCGATCAAACTTTTATGATGGCAATTGGAGAATTAACACCAGCACAATTTTTTGCGGGGTTATATGCTCACACTGATATTGAGGCAGAACCTTATTCAGCAGGGCGACAAATGGGAGGACATTTTACTACACATTCCCTTAATGAAGACGGCTCATGGAAAAACCTGATGAAGCAAAAAAATGTTAGTGCAGATATTTCACCAACATCTGGACAAATGCCACGTTTACTTGGGCTGGCACAAGCATCTAAAATGTTTAGAGAAATTCCTGAACTTAAAAAGTACAATACCTTTTCTAATAACGGTAACGAAATAGCTTGGGGTACAATTGGTAATGCAAGTACATCTGAAGGTCATTTTTTTGAAACTTTTAATGCCGCAGGTGTTTTACAAGTACCTATGGTTATAAGTGTATGGGATGACGAATATGGTATATCAGTTCATGCAAAACATCAAACCACAAAAGAAAGTATTTCAGAAATTTTAGAAGGGTTTCGCCGTACAAATGATGTTGATGGTTACGAAATTTTTGTAGTCAATGGATGGGATTATTCTAAACTAATCGATGTTTACAATGAAGCCTCTACTATTGCTAGAAAAAATCATGTCCCTGTTTTAATACATGTAAAAGAGCTTACGCAACCTCAAGGGCATTCTACATCTGGATCTCACGAAAGGTATAAAAGTGCAGAACGCTTAGAATGGGAAGCAGCACATGACTGCAACGCTAAAATGAAGGAGTGGATACTTGATGTTTTTGAAAATGAAGAGGAGCTTATTACTATAGAGAAAAATGCTAAAAAAGAAGTTAGTGCAGCTAAACGATCCGCTTGGACTGCTTACTCGCAAGGTATTATTTCAACACAAAAAAAAGTAGTTTCTTTATTAGATAATTTAGCTAACGAAAGTGAGAATAAACCTTTTATTGCAAAACTAAAAAATGATTTAGAAACGTTAGAAGCCCCCTTAAAAAAGGATATTTTATCGACAGCAAGAAAATGCTTGGTTTATGTTAGAAACGAAAATATCAACTCCAAAGCTCCATTAATTAATTGGATTAATAGTTACGAAAAAGAGCAGCAATATAATTATAGCACACATTTGTATAGTGAATTCAAAAATACTGCCACATCTATAAAGGAAATTAAACCTACTTATGCCAAAGATGCAGAAATTGTTGATGCTAGAATTGTATTAAGAAATAATTTTGATAATATTTTATCAAAACACGATAATGTACTTATTTTTGGAGAAGATGCGGGTAAAATTGGTGATGTAAATCAAGGCTTAGAAGGTTTACAGCAAAAATATGGTGAATTAAGGGTTGCTGATACCGGTATTAGAGAAGCTAGTATTATGGGACAAGGTATTGGTATGGCCATGCGTGGATTAAGACCAATCGCAGAAATTCAGTATCTCGATTATTTATTATATGGATTACAAATTTTAAGTGATGATTTAGCCACATTGCGTTATAGAACGTTTGGTAAACAAAAGGCTCCTTTAATTATAAGAACTAGGGGACACCGGCTTGAAGGAATTTGGCATTCAGGCTCTCACATGGGAGCCATTACACACTTACTAAGAGGTATATACATTCTTACACCACGTAATATGACAAAAGCAGCAGGGTTTTATAATACACTGCTAAAAAGTGATGAACCAGCATTAGTTGTAGAAAATTTGAATGGTTATAGATTAAAGGAAAAACTACCAACCAACTTAGGTGAGTTTACAACGCCTATTGGGGTTGTTGAAACCATAAAAGAAGGCTCAGATATTACTGTAGTTTCTTATGGCTCTACATTAAAATTAGTTGAGGAAGCTTCTAAAGAATTATTAAAAGCAGAAATTGATATTGAAATTATAGATGCACAGACTTTACTACCGTTTGATTTAAATAAAGAAGTTGTTAAAAGTATTGAAAAAACCAACAGGCTAGTTATTATAGATGAAGATGTTCCTGGTGGTGCTTCGGCTTATCTTTTAGATCAAATTTTAAACAAGCAAAATGCATATCAATTTTTAGATAGTAAACCATTGACTATTACTTCAAAGAACCATAGGGCAGCTTACGGTACGGATGGTGATTATTTCTCAAAACCATCTATCGAAGATATTTTTGAAGCCCTTTATAATGTTATGAATGAGCTTAATCCATTAAAATATAAAAAATTATACTAA
- a CDS encoding tRNA (guanine-N1)-methyltransferase has protein sequence MKFAKILITFLLCVSTTGIIFAQEEEEKGSLNSGTIESQFDYMYKKSPKWEDYRSVKTNNLFKFKNNVIDSLKQARKIYAESQNVVSAQKTEIDSLNVKLEATKGNLMAVTEEKDSIKLLGIPMSKTGYNTILWTIIAALTGLLLFFIGKFKRSNTITVDAKKAKAEIEEEYESHRQRSIEREQKLRRELQDELNKQKYSENATKKK, from the coding sequence ATGAAATTCGCTAAAATTCTAATCACATTTCTCCTTTGTGTATCTACAACGGGTATTATTTTCGCTCAAGAAGAGGAAGAAAAAGGCTCCTTAAATAGTGGTACTATTGAAAGCCAATTTGATTATATGTATAAAAAATCTCCGAAATGGGAAGATTATCGCAGTGTAAAAACGAATAATCTTTTTAAATTTAAAAACAATGTGATTGATTCTTTAAAGCAAGCACGCAAGATTTATGCAGAAAGTCAAAACGTTGTTAGTGCTCAAAAAACGGAAATTGATTCACTTAATGTAAAATTAGAAGCCACAAAAGGAAACTTAATGGCGGTTACAGAAGAAAAAGATAGTATTAAGCTTTTGGGTATTCCTATGAGTAAAACGGGCTACAATACTATACTTTGGACAATTATTGCAGCATTGACTGGACTATTATTATTTTTTATAGGTAAATTTAAAAGAAGTAATACTATAACTGTAGATGCTAAAAAAGCTAAAGCTGAAATTGAAGAAGAATATGAAAGTCATAGACAACGCTCTATAGAACGTGAACAAAAATTAAGAAGAGAATTGCAAGACGAATTAAATAAACAGAAATACTCTGAAAATGCAACTAAGAAAAAATAA
- a CDS encoding murein L,D-transpeptidase catalytic domain family protein, whose translation MYRKILTLTISFILIFPIYAWETPISYNNDTDKPTSSTESAFTSYSEDLYQKINDTNLDFEAFKHALKGYVQLQNKQQLKNSKYLTLIDMSVSANTERFYLINMETQSIEHKSVVAHGEKSGLEYAKKFSNKVNSHQSSIGFYKTAETYSGKHGLSLRLDGLEYSNNKARERAIVIHSADYANPDFIQSNGRLGRSWGCPALPDKDYAVIINKIKEGSCVFVYYPQEQYLSKSKLISIENILDTKN comes from the coding sequence ATGTATAGAAAAATTCTTACCTTAACTATCAGTTTTATTCTAATTTTCCCTATTTACGCATGGGAAACTCCAATTTCATACAATAACGATACTGACAAACCGACTTCTAGTACAGAAAGTGCATTCACTTCTTATTCTGAAGATTTATACCAAAAAATTAACGATACTAACTTAGATTTTGAAGCTTTTAAACATGCTTTAAAGGGTTATGTTCAATTACAAAACAAACAACAACTTAAAAATTCTAAGTATTTAACTTTAATAGATATGAGTGTTTCTGCAAATACGGAAAGATTTTATCTTATAAACATGGAAACACAATCTATTGAGCATAAAAGTGTTGTTGCTCATGGTGAAAAGTCAGGTTTAGAATATGCCAAAAAATTCTCAAATAAAGTTAATAGTCATCAATCGAGTATTGGTTTTTATAAAACTGCAGAGACCTATAGTGGTAAACATGGACTTTCTTTACGTTTAGATGGATTAGAATATTCTAATAATAAAGCAAGAGAACGAGCTATCGTGATACACTCTGCTGATTATGCCAATCCTGATTTTATACAATCTAATGGTAGGTTAGGAAGAAGTTGGGGATGTCCGGCATTACCTGATAAAGATTATGCCGTAATTATTAATAAAATTAAAGAAGGTAGTTGTGTGTTTGTATATTATCCACAAGAACAATACTTATCTAAATCTAAACTTATTTCGATTGAAAATATTTTAGATACAAAAAACTAA
- a CDS encoding L,D-transpeptidase family protein: protein MKKIINENYVQFNLLNLRLSFYMKKTLNILVICVLVMLTSCAEKTQTKNIEIPKTDYRAGFNQFFASNRNSIITDKINEIRVDSLQWLETLYTNVNYSTLWVSDSITLNKDGSKLLETLSDAKAYGLDTRLYPINELREIRKEIDGMADKKSRYDLLSRLEVLLSYEYMRFGRHLNYGVLDSLNEVSILPRKKFNINLPEYLQVAYEKDSLIEKLIDFQPKQPEYINLQKGLAKYLEHASLSTEAVAVVNFRQDSIKSVVQAKKALVLHNYLTEEHKDSLYQSAIEKFQLDHGLKSDGLIGTNTAKALSVSPYEYYQQIKASLERWRWKENWPADYLFVNIPSYQLRVVNDNKLSKKFNVVVGSVKNRTPEIIDSLQYIIAYPYWNVPKTISVREILVKAKRDSTYLTRNNFEVIGKDRKKIDPTSVDWGEVNKANFNYSFRQQGGGINALGYVKFIFPNKDAIYLHDTPSKSYFNREIRAYSHGCVRVQNALDLADYLLEKDENRYTMDTVNLYIKKRKEKWMPMKKNVPVFLYYVSVEADSSGKITFFKDVYGEDKKLIRSMAINNI from the coding sequence ATGAAAAAGATAATAAACGAGAATTATGTGCAATTTAATTTGTTAAATTTGCGACTTAGTTTTTATATGAAAAAGACCTTAAATATTCTCGTAATCTGTGTTCTGGTTATGCTAACTTCTTGTGCAGAAAAGACCCAAACAAAGAACATAGAAATTCCCAAAACAGATTATAGAGCTGGGTTTAATCAGTTCTTTGCATCTAATCGTAATTCGATTATTACGGACAAAATAAATGAAATTAGAGTTGATAGCTTACAATGGTTAGAAACACTTTATACGAATGTCAATTACTCTACATTATGGGTATCTGACTCTATCACTTTAAATAAAGATGGAAGTAAATTATTAGAAACTTTGTCAGATGCTAAAGCGTATGGACTAGACACGAGGTTATATCCAATTAACGAATTAAGAGAAATTCGTAAAGAAATTGATGGTATGGCCGATAAAAAAAGTAGATATGATTTGTTAAGCCGATTGGAGGTGCTTTTATCTTATGAGTATATGAGATTTGGTAGGCATTTAAATTATGGTGTTTTAGATTCTTTAAACGAGGTGTCTATTTTACCACGCAAAAAATTTAATATCAATTTACCAGAATACTTACAGGTTGCTTATGAGAAAGATAGCTTAATAGAAAAATTGATTGATTTTCAGCCGAAACAACCGGAATACATAAATTTGCAGAAAGGATTGGCAAAATATTTGGAACATGCTAGTTTGTCCACAGAAGCAGTAGCAGTTGTAAACTTTAGACAAGACTCTATAAAATCAGTTGTTCAAGCCAAAAAGGCTCTAGTTTTGCATAATTATTTAACAGAAGAACATAAAGATTCTCTTTACCAAAGTGCAATAGAAAAATTTCAATTAGATCATGGTTTAAAGTCAGATGGTTTAATAGGTACAAATACGGCGAAAGCATTATCTGTAAGTCCTTATGAATATTACCAACAAATAAAAGCGAGTTTAGAAAGATGGAGATGGAAAGAAAATTGGCCAGCAGATTATCTATTTGTGAATATCCCATCTTACCAATTAAGAGTTGTTAATGATAATAAATTATCTAAAAAGTTTAATGTTGTAGTTGGAAGTGTAAAAAACCGAACTCCAGAAATAATAGATTCTTTACAATATATAATAGCCTATCCTTATTGGAACGTTCCTAAGACCATATCTGTTAGAGAAATATTAGTTAAAGCCAAAAGAGATTCTACTTATTTAACAAGAAATAATTTTGAGGTTATTGGCAAGGATAGAAAAAAAATTGACCCTACTTCTGTAGATTGGGGTGAAGTGAATAAAGCTAATTTTAATTATTCTTTTAGACAACAAGGAGGCGGAATAAATGCCTTAGGTTATGTGAAGTTTATATTTCCTAATAAGGATGCCATCTATTTACATGACACACCTTCAAAATCTTATTTTAATAGGGAAATTAGAGCGTATAGTCATGGATGTGTAAGAGTACAAAATGCATTAGATTTAGCAGATTATTTGTTAGAAAAGGACGAGAATCGCTACACTATGGATACGGTGAATTTATATATAAAAAAGAGAAAAGAAAAGTGGATGCCTATGAAAAAGAATGTACCTGTGTTTTTATATTACGTATCTGTAGAAGCTGATAGTTCAGGCAAAATTACTTTTTTTAAGGACGTTTATGGCGAAGATAAAAAGCTAATTAGGAGTATGGCAATTAACAATATATAG
- a CDS encoding DUF2851 family protein — MFKEDFLHYIWKYKLFSTENLRTTLQETVVIINSGDHNFNSGSDFFNAKLNIGDQLWAGNVEIHIKSSDWYVHGHEKDSNYDNTILHVVWQHDVDVHRKDNSVIPTLELKNYTQKDILDNYHQLFSSQDKWINCENDIKDVGKFQLTNWLERLYIERLEEKSKLIEQLLVSSKNDWEAVLFKMLAKNFGLKVNGDAFFNLANKLDYTIVRKQSNNLISLEALLFGQANLLADEIQDPYYINLQNEYSFLKSKFKLSHQIVTPFQFFRLRPNNFPTIRIAQLAVLFNKHQSLFSEIVSITDIQEMYKLFNISLASFWKTHYSFTSQSKMSSKKLSKSFIDLLLINTIIPLKFIYLKSIGKLNESEILEAIRQLKPEVNGIINKFDQLQISSKSALESQALLQLKNSYCIKQRCLECVVGKYLIGK; from the coding sequence ATGTTTAAAGAAGATTTTCTACATTATATATGGAAGTACAAATTATTTTCGACTGAAAATTTAAGAACTACCTTGCAAGAAACAGTAGTTATTATAAATAGTGGCGATCATAATTTTAATTCAGGTTCTGATTTTTTTAATGCAAAATTGAATATTGGAGATCAACTTTGGGCAGGGAATGTAGAAATTCATATCAAATCTTCAGATTGGTACGTGCATGGTCACGAAAAGGATAGTAATTATGATAATACTATTTTACATGTTGTTTGGCAACATGATGTTGATGTGCACAGAAAAGACAATAGCGTAATACCTACATTAGAATTAAAAAATTATACTCAAAAAGATATTCTAGATAATTATCATCAATTATTTTCATCACAAGATAAATGGATAAACTGTGAGAATGACATTAAAGATGTAGGTAAATTTCAATTAACAAATTGGTTAGAACGTTTATATATTGAACGTTTAGAAGAAAAATCTAAACTTATTGAACAATTGCTAGTAAGTTCTAAAAATGATTGGGAAGCTGTTTTGTTTAAAATGTTAGCGAAAAATTTTGGACTAAAAGTTAATGGTGATGCTTTTTTTAATCTTGCCAATAAACTGGATTACACCATTGTTAGAAAGCAATCGAATAATTTAATTTCACTAGAAGCATTGTTATTTGGTCAAGCTAATTTATTAGCTGATGAAATTCAAGATCCATATTATATCAATTTACAGAATGAATACAGTTTCTTGAAATCCAAATTTAAGTTATCACATCAAATAGTTACACCATTTCAATTCTTTAGATTAAGACCCAATAATTTTCCTACAATTCGTATTGCACAATTAGCGGTATTATTCAATAAGCATCAGAGTTTATTTTCTGAAATTGTTTCAATTACGGATATTCAAGAAATGTATAAGTTATTTAATATTAGTTTAGCTAGCTTTTGGAAGACGCATTATTCCTTTACTTCACAATCTAAAATGAGTAGTAAAAAGCTTTCAAAATCTTTCATTGATTTATTATTGATTAATACCATTATACCCTTGAAATTCATCTATTTAAAGTCTATTGGTAAATTAAATGAATCTGAGATATTAGAAGCTATTAGACAATTGAAGCCTGAGGTAAATGGCATAATAAATAAGTTCGATCAATTGCAAATTTCATCTAAGTCAGCATTAGAAAGTCAAGCTTTATTACAATTAAAAAATAGTTATTGTATAAAGCAAAGATGTTTGGAATGTGTAGTAGGTAAATATTTAATTGGAAAATAA
- a CDS encoding pyridoxal-phosphate dependent enzyme, whose product MQYAKNILETIGNTPLVKLNSITEEIDSLILAKVETFNPGNSVKDRMALKMIDDAEADGRLKPGGTIIEGTSGNTGMGLALVAIVRGYKLICVISDKQSKEKMDILRAVGAEVIVCPTNVEPDDPRSYYSVSKRLATETPNSWYVNQYDNPSNSLAHYEQTGPEIWEQTDGKITHFVAGVGTGGTISGVGKFLKEKNPNIKIWGIDTYGSVFKKYHETGIFDENEIYPYITEGIGEDILPKNVNFDIIDGFTKVTDKDAAVFTRKLAIEEGIFCGNSAGSAIKGLLQLKKHFKKEDVVVVLFHDHGSRYVGKMFNDDWMRERGFLDEEITKAIDLIKDRVGNQLVTAKTEELVSHAIERMRTHDISQIPVEDQNGFVGSIDESDLFRLYFEDKNIADKPIKEVMRKAFPIVNKDASIDKISNLIDKDNKAVLVDLENGTYQIITKYDVISAIR is encoded by the coding sequence ATGCAATACGCAAAAAATATATTAGAAACGATTGGTAATACACCATTAGTAAAGTTAAATAGTATTACTGAAGAAATTGATTCATTAATATTGGCTAAAGTCGAAACTTTTAATCCAGGAAATTCAGTAAAAGATAGAATGGCATTAAAAATGATTGATGACGCTGAAGCTGATGGAAGATTAAAACCTGGAGGTACTATAATAGAAGGAACTTCTGGTAATACAGGGATGGGGTTGGCGTTAGTCGCAATAGTCAGAGGTTATAAATTAATCTGTGTAATTAGTGATAAACAATCCAAAGAAAAAATGGATATTTTAAGAGCAGTAGGAGCAGAGGTAATTGTTTGCCCTACTAATGTCGAACCTGATGATCCTCGTTCTTATTATTCTGTTTCTAAAAGATTAGCTACTGAAACACCAAATTCTTGGTACGTAAATCAATATGATAATCCTTCTAATAGTTTAGCCCATTACGAGCAGACAGGACCAGAAATATGGGAGCAAACTGACGGTAAAATAACACATTTTGTGGCTGGTGTTGGTACAGGAGGAACAATTTCTGGAGTGGGGAAATTTTTGAAAGAGAAAAATCCTAATATTAAAATTTGGGGAATAGATACCTATGGATCAGTATTTAAAAAATATCATGAGACTGGTATTTTTGATGAGAATGAGATTTATCCTTATATTACAGAAGGTATTGGAGAAGACATTTTACCTAAGAATGTTAACTTTGATATTATAGATGGTTTTACAAAGGTTACTGATAAAGATGCAGCCGTTTTTACAAGAAAGTTGGCAATAGAAGAAGGAATTTTTTGTGGGAATTCAGCAGGGTCTGCAATTAAGGGGTTATTACAGCTTAAGAAACATTTTAAAAAGGAAGATGTAGTTGTGGTATTGTTTCATGATCATGGTAGTCGTTATGTTGGTAAAATGTTTAATGATGATTGGATGAGAGAACGAGGCTTTTTAGATGAAGAAATTACCAAAGCTATAGATTTAATTAAAGACAGAGTTGGTAACCAACTCGTAACTGCTAAAACTGAAGAGCTTGTTTCTCATGCTATTGAGCGGATGCGTACGCATGATATTTCTCAAATTCCTGTTGAAGATCAAAATGGTTTTGTGGGATCTATAGATGAAAGTGATTTATTCAGACTTTATTTTGAAGATAAAAATATAGCAGATAAACCAATAAAGGAAGTAATGCGTAAAGCATTCCCTATTGTAAATAAGGATGCATCGATTGACAAAATTTCTAATTTAATAGATAAAGATAATAAAGCGGTGTTAGTTGATTTAGAAAACGGTACATATCAAATCATTACCAAATACGATGTGATTTCTGCAATACGTTAG